Proteins encoded together in one Centropristis striata isolate RG_2023a ecotype Rhode Island chromosome 6, C.striata_1.0, whole genome shotgun sequence window:
- the LOC131972637 gene encoding MOB kinase activator 2 produces the protein MGGCHSYPSATKADSKTLQPSDISSEKLGINNNNLEERPYLQQQYVCQQISHTDVCALTALPPGVDKAEWLASNTVAFFKHINLFSSALSEFCTPSTCPTACGPGNTVYVWTDDHGRKLKCSAPLYFDYAMSYIQELLTDEDVFPTKAGSVFPTGFIFLVQKVFLLFFRALAHIYWSHYRETLALGLHPHLNTLFTHLTLFCRQHALLEPEDTEPLQDLITALGQQD, from the exons ATGGGGGGTTGCCATAGTTACCCCTCGGCTACGAAGGCAGACAGCAAGACTCTTCAGCCTTCTGACATCAGCAGTGAAAAACT GGggattaataacaataatctgGAGGAGCGTCCGTATCTGCAGCAGCAGTATGTGTGCCAGCAGATCTCACACACAGACGTGTGTGCCCTAACGGCGCTGCCTCCTGGCGTCGACAAGGCAGAGTGGCTTGCCAGTAACA CGGTGGCATTTTTCAAGCATATAAACCTGTTCTCTAGTGCGCTTTCTGAGTTCTGCACTCCCAGTACCTGCCCAACTGCCTGTGGACCAGGCAACAC GGTTTATGTGTGGACAGATGACCACGGCAGGAAGCTGAAGTGCTCGGCCCCACTTTACTTTGACTATGCCATGTCATACATTCAGGAGCTACTGACTGATGAAGATGTGTTCCCCACCAAAGCAG GTTCAGTGTTTCCGACAGGCTTCATCTTTCTGGTCCAGAAAGTGTTCTTGCTGTTTTTTAGGGCTCTAGCTCACATTTACTGGTCACATTACAGAGAGACACTGGCGCTAGGCCTGCACCCACACCTCAACACACTCTTCACACACCTCACACTCTTCTGTCGACAGCACGCCCTGTTGGAGCCGGAGGACACTGAGCCACTGCAGGACCTCATCACAGCTCTGGGACAGCAAGACTGA